The window tcgaaaaaaaaatgcattttgacaagaaaatttgtatatatagagtcaaatttcagcactttcaaaatatcagattaatcgcaattaaataaaataaaaatctgcaattaatcgtgattaaacaatttaatcgactgacagccctaaaaaaagtaaatgtttggctcaagtgtttttgtgatttttcagaagTTTCTTAGGCTAatagtctcagaatttatcataatctatatcatgaaaaaatttgaaaagttttcttacCAAACATGatactcttgttttttttttcttttgttttttttcttcttcgagttataagccttatattttgggtatgccactgaaacaggaaatctttaaaaacaccctcagagcttaaagggttaagctaGTTGACATTTGGTTGACATTTGGTTCGGAACGCACATTATGTACAACATGGACACGCGCTTAcaatgtgttggccaagcatTTGCATACTTCCATAGAGTTTGTCTCTGAGCTAACTTGGAATGTTCTGACCAGAACCAAAAACTTCCAGAACAGTGCGAGGTGGTTACAGGAGACAAGAAGCAGGAGAGAAATAAGAGTGGGTTGTGTGATGTATACTTACACTTTCATTTTGGAATGGGTTTAAGAAGTTGCCTGCCATTTCCCCGTCGTCCCGCGGAGTCCCTGGGGGGTTGTTCATACCTGCCATGTTGTTCGGAGAGTTCTAGAAACCCAGAGATAGAGCAAACGATGATCATTAGTGATATAACCAGCAAATAAAACGAATTAAATGTAAACTGTATTTATCAAGAAatgaacaaaaatgtgaaattcgTGCAAATCCAAGTTCTTACCTTTGGCAACCCATCCATATCACCCGAGCCTGGAATTACAGCAAGCGACAATGATTTTTGTTTCAATAGACGTTTCGGACATTTACGCTATTTCAAACTTTGTACATATTAGCTACTTGTATAATGAAGTCTTACCTAAAGACCCGTTCATATGGTGTGGCTCCATCGATCCCATTCCACCCATTGGACCATCGGGCCCCGGCCCCATTGGGAACTACAAATACAGAGTACAATTAGTCCCATCCAGGACAGCGATAATACACACCAGGGGCCAGATTCACTTAACTTTCTTAAGAAAACAATTATTCTTCACTACTGTtaagataaatattttataatatatttaaatattttataagaaTATTCTGTATTCCTGAAAAGAATATTCTTATCTTCTTTGATAAATCATCAATGTTTATAGCTAGATACCTTATTACAAATTCATATAATTTATCCTAAAACCTTCAATTTGTTACTTAAGATGATTTTCGTGAATCGGAGAATCATTTCGCATGAAAAGCGACTACTGTCAACTTACATTCGGTCTGTTGCCACCAGGGCCGATTGGATTCATCATTGTGTAGATGTTTTCACTGGAATTCGTTGAGTCTACGGTAAAACAGATTTCATTTCAGGAAGAAGTCTTGTCTGGAACAAGTTTCTCGAAAAAATATTGCTCAGCAAATTGCACTGGCAAGAATTATTAAGTTGATGTATTAACACAGTATTTTCCAAAACAAGAGCTTCATATTATAATCTAATCTTCTGTCACTTTTGTAATTTCTGAGCTATTATAATGacgtaaaaaaaaagacatgaaattcCCGATATTACTCTAGTTAAATCCAATGGTTTTAAGTAAAAACAAACTGACCTCCTGGGCTTGGCATGATGGGGGTTCCTGGGGGTCCACCACCTCCTGGAGGCCCCTGGGTGATGAGAACAGAAAACAATTACACTCCAAAAACCTTTTTGGAAGTGTAGAAAGAGTTCGTTGACAAAATCTTGTGTGTGCAACTCACCACATAGTTTCCTGGTGATGAGGACGAGTACGCTATCTGAGGGGAGAATAAGTAGAAGTTACTGGACCAATctcagatttgtttgtttttttatatacaaaacaAATGTGGTTATCACAATGTTTTCCCTTTTTGAAAGTGGCACTTACCGAGTTTGCATTAGGGTTAGGCCAAGGCCCTCGACCTCCCGGACCCCTGAAAGACAGAGAGGATATGTTAAGCAtcaatgtatgtgtgtgcatttacTTAGCTATACTTTGAGGGCAAAATTAGCAATTAGATAAATCGGACTAAACCTCCCTTTAGGAGGTTCCAAATCTaaactctctatttttttttgttttgtttttaagaatgCCTTATACAAAAAACATAGATGTCGCCTATGGTAAGTCCTCATTATGGCTTAGTGAACATGTGGTTGTAAGTGTGGTATAGACTGTGTGGGTGTGTATTCCATGGCAGAGACTCACATGTTCATGCCAGGCATTCCAGGTCCACCGAGAGAGTTCGGAGGAGGCCTCATTCCTCCACCGTAGTTCTACAAAGACAAAAGATATGCCTCAGTTTTGACACTTTAATATGTACCTACAAATTTGAATGAGCTTATACATAAATATGAATTCAGTaactgtacttaaaggaatattcctggttaaatacaagttaaactcaatcgacagcatttgtggcataatgttgattcccacaaaaaagaatttcgacttgtcccttcttttctttaaaaaaagcaaaaattgagattacagtgaggcacttgcaatgaatgtggccaatcagtaaatgttaaaatactcacttttccaaagtttagccacaaaatgtaaacaatgtgtgagttaacatgattttagtgtgataaaatcacttattaaacctttactgtgtaaatttatatccaactTTACAGCTTAGTTGCCATGAggatttaatgtcaacaaaccctaaaacctgaACAGGAccgtaaaatgatgatttaaacaactacagctcaaataatatattttgagttttaacagaagaattaatgtaagtgcttttataaaattataagcttcacatttctgcctttaaacccttcaaacattggccccattcacttccattataagtgtctcactgtaatcacgatttttgctttttttttttaagaaaaggaggaaccagtcaaaattattttttgtggtaatcaacattattccacaaatgctggaatattcctttaatctacaATAACGTGTTTGCACCATTATCTGCATATAATCAATACAGGACTATGTATCTAAGAATGACCGAGTTTAATTTATAagaattagggatgtcccgacaccatttttttaaaaaacaaataccgatactttttttagtactcgCCGATACTGAGtccaatacctgttttttttttttttctgaactccacatcaacagtttatttcaaaatggtgtttaaataaataaatgcattaaagatgtattcaaatgaaagtataacaattaattttcaacataatattgtattattttgatcaaataaaatgcttttattcagaacctcacagtacaatcctaaatacaacattgaacatttttttttatcaaataaagtgctgcacaacagaccatcacagatgtgtgatattgcttaaatataatacaattactgtcgatttattattattattagtagtagtagtataacagtgaatattacataactatacagtagtgatatatttatatcatagttttttcatttaaattgagcttttattttggtggagcttttattttgaagtgtttctctGTGTTGTTtcgaccaaggagctctgatgtaATGACGGCAGCTTCCCCCGGAAAGCCCGTCGCTACGTGAcacaatgtgattattaatcctcAAAAGGctactatttcaataaataaatatgtagtctttaTATGACTCgcgctaaaaagtgaattagcgctctttCTGCTGTTATCTGCAACAAACAGAGCATTtgatgctcataatagtgttttccatTTATGAGACAAGaatctctaaaaggtatgagcagtttgtgtaTCTATGCCTTCGCAACACCGGCTAcgcacattcacaagcactcgcATTTAAAACGCTGCATGTGCAAATGATCTATAGATcacattaaatcgcagcttttgccgtttaataatctcactaggatatAACGCGATTTTAGTTAGTGctctgaatgtttacataatgacattcatAGCATTTTTACGAGGATAGGTACCAATACATGACtgcggtatcggacccgattccgataccagtatcgggacatcccttaTAAGAATAACAGCCAACCTGTGGGCCCATGCCTCCCATTCCTCTGGGTGGGTTCATCCTCATAGGGCCGCCCATGTTTGGATGTCCTAATAGGGTAGAGGAATTACAGTTATTTTACATATCCCTGAGCAATTCAGAGAGCTCTTTAATAGaagggggggaaaaaaaactattCCTGGTTTTAAATGACTATGGTACCTTGCGGTCTGGTGGGGTCCAAACTGTTTGGCAGGAGTGGCTGTGACCCTGGGACTCCAACAGGTGGCTAAAAGAGAGAAAGTGTGATAAATCCTCGGCACAATTCCAGAGAAAACAGgaataaaatatgtaaaagtgaagaattgcaaaaaaacatttggttGAAGGTGCGGGGTCAGCACCTGATTTGGCATGCGGAGTGATGGGCGGGGTCCACCTGGGTATCGTGGAGACATAAAAGGCTATGAGGAGAGAGCAGAAAAGCTGTTAATCAAGAAACAAAGTGTAAGGCACCACTGCAAAACTTTGCTAAGCATATACAGGTGGTAGTCTAACAGTAATTAGTCTAGAGGCACTTTACAAATGTGAACTGGGAGAAAAGAAAGCACAGGATATGTAGTGTTTATGATGCATAGTACAACAGCTACCAGAAGGGGGCGCAATTACACTACAGAAAAGACCTTCTCTGTTTGAGGTTGAAGGAAGGACCACATAAATACCAGTTTTCTGTACACTGACAAGGTGATGCTCATGCTAATCAAACTGTTTGGTGGGAATTTGCCATATTTTAAACAAGAATATACAGAAAGACACTCAGAATGAAGAGAAAACTGAGAAGAGTCGTGAGAGACAACTGAAGAGATGGGTGACACCGTTTTCTAACCGGGAGCAATGTGACGAACTAAAGACCAGTGAAGTTTCCTGCGACAAATAATTTTCCAGtttacaataaaagtaaaaatgctgCGCGAAGCAACACAATCGCAGCCAATCGGAACATATTTGACGTTTaaaagagcgcaacagtgcctgccaaAAATGTTCAGTCGTCTTTGTTCCGAAGTATTTATCCCATTcagtttttccatagggatttcataaaatccttcaaaaagtgttttaagccaagaaccaaaccaaccagctttaaggtgaatcaca of the Myxocyprinus asiaticus isolate MX2 ecotype Aquarium Trade chromosome 49, UBuf_Myxa_2, whole genome shotgun sequence genome contains:
- the LOC127437923 gene encoding single-stranded DNA-binding protein 3 codes for the protein MYAKGKGAVVPSDSQAREKLALYVYEYLLHIGAQKSAQTFLSEIRWEKNITLGEPPGFLHSWWCVFWDLYCAAPDRRETCEHSSEAKAFHDYSAAAAPSPVMGNMPPNDGMPGGPMPPGFFQGPPGSQPSPHAQPPPHNPNNPMMGPHGQPFMSPRYPGGPRPSLRMPNQPPVGVPGSQPLLPNSLDPTRPQGHPNMGGPMRMNPPRGMGGMGPQNYGGGMRPPPNSLGGPGMPGMNMGPGGRGPWPNPNANSIAYSSSSPGNYVGPPGGGGPPGTPIMPSPGDSTNSSENIYTMMNPIGPGGNRPNFPMGPGPDGPMGGMGSMEPHHMNGSLGSGDMDGLPKNSPNNMAGMNNPPGTPRDDGEMAGNFLNPFQNESYSPNMTMSV